From Apium graveolens cultivar Ventura chromosome 9, ASM990537v1, whole genome shotgun sequence, the proteins below share one genomic window:
- the LOC141687293 gene encoding RNA polymerase sigma factor sigD, chloroplastic isoform X2 has product MAINMCSSSSHSHAIYLSSLQSKFPLKTTHSLSSSSPSKLCFNVSDSNVVLVSETMPCSSPDIKLLEKKLWEKEIERDWKEGVGVRRKKRRKRRSCEAEEGCGEIKHIFSRSKTKRAGQHYLTSKEEAEYIFLIKEEAKLEAMRRKILETTKHDPTLNQLADIVGVSKSSLDKILCGGRESRERITVSYKRLVVSIASNYQGRGLNMQDLVQEGSIGLLRGVKKFNPERGYKLSTYVYWWIRQAIAKSVASKSRTIRLPGSACELIPKIVEANNSLAVRLRRSPSFEEIAKSVGTTVRTVRLIYRSIKEPVSLDRALTSQGCMNLQVQMNSHRKQC; this is encoded by the exons ATGGCCATAAACATGTGTTCATCTTCAAGCCATTCCCACGCCATATACTTATCATCTTTACAATCCAAATTTCCGCTCAAAACAACCCATTCTTtatcatcttcatctccttcaAAGCTATGTTTCAATGTTTCTGATAGTAATGTTGTTTTAGTATCCGAAACCATGCCATGTTCtagtcctgatattaagttacTGGAAAAGAAGTTGTGGGAGAAGGAGATAGAGAGAGATTGGAAAGAAGGGGTAggagtgagaagaaagaagaggAGAAAGAGAAGGAGTTGTGAGGCTGAGGAGGGGTGTGGAGAGATAAAGCACATATTTTCAAGGAGTAAAACTAAAAGGGCAGGGCAGCATTATCTGACTTCTAAGGAAGAGGCAGAGTATATTTTTCTGATCAAG GAAGAAGCAAAACTAGAAGCAATGAGAAGAAAGATTTTAGAAACGACTAAGCATGATCCAACCTTAAATCAGTTGGCTGATATAGTAGGAGTATCAAAAAGTAGTCTAGATAAGATTCTGTGTGGAGGAAGAGAATCGCGTGAGAGGATTACAGTAAGCTACAAGAGACTGGTAGTCTCCATTGCTTCTAATTATCAAGGCAGAGGACTAAACATGCAAGACCTAGTACAG GAAGGAAGCATTGGGCTGCTGCGTGGGGTGAAGAAGTTCAATCCTGAGAGGGGATATAAGCTCTCAACTTATGTGTACTGGTGGATTAGACAAGCTATCGCAAAATCAGTAGCAAGCAAGTCAAGGACTATTCGTTTACCG GGAAGTGCATGCGAATTGATCCCAAAAATTGTGGAGGCTAACAATAGTCTAGCAGTAAGATTGCGGAGATCGCCCTCTTTTGAAGAAATTGCCAAGTCTGTTGGCACAACTGTTAGAACTGTAAGACTTATTTATCGAAGCATTAAAGAACCAGTTTCCCTTGATCGAGCACTGACTAGCCAAGGTTGCATGAATTTACAG GTCCAGATGAACTCACACCGGAAACAATGCTGA
- the LOC141687293 gene encoding RNA polymerase sigma factor sigD, chloroplastic isoform X1, translating into MAINMCSSSSHSHAIYLSSLQSKFPLKTTHSLSSSSPSKLCFNVSDSNVVLVSETMPCSSPDIKLLEKKLWEKEIERDWKEGVGVRRKKRRKRRSCEAEEGCGEIKHIFSRSKTKRAGQHYLTSKEEAEYIFLIKEEAKLEAMRRKILETTKHDPTLNQLADIVGVSKSSLDKILCGGRESRERITVSYKRLVVSIASNYQGRGLNMQDLVQEGSIGLLRGVKKFNPERGYKLSTYVYWWIRQAIAKSVASKSRTIRLPGSACELIPKIVEANNSLAVRLRRSPSFEEIAKSVGTTVRTVRLIYRSIKEPVSLDRALTSQGCMNLQDIMPGPDELTPETMLTKQVRKQELEKILNQLSDRESTIVRLHVGLNGETPRSFEEIARVLKLSRERIRQINGNALSTLKQNSMVDDMQVYIER; encoded by the exons ATGGCCATAAACATGTGTTCATCTTCAAGCCATTCCCACGCCATATACTTATCATCTTTACAATCCAAATTTCCGCTCAAAACAACCCATTCTTtatcatcttcatctccttcaAAGCTATGTTTCAATGTTTCTGATAGTAATGTTGTTTTAGTATCCGAAACCATGCCATGTTCtagtcctgatattaagttacTGGAAAAGAAGTTGTGGGAGAAGGAGATAGAGAGAGATTGGAAAGAAGGGGTAggagtgagaagaaagaagaggAGAAAGAGAAGGAGTTGTGAGGCTGAGGAGGGGTGTGGAGAGATAAAGCACATATTTTCAAGGAGTAAAACTAAAAGGGCAGGGCAGCATTATCTGACTTCTAAGGAAGAGGCAGAGTATATTTTTCTGATCAAG GAAGAAGCAAAACTAGAAGCAATGAGAAGAAAGATTTTAGAAACGACTAAGCATGATCCAACCTTAAATCAGTTGGCTGATATAGTAGGAGTATCAAAAAGTAGTCTAGATAAGATTCTGTGTGGAGGAAGAGAATCGCGTGAGAGGATTACAGTAAGCTACAAGAGACTGGTAGTCTCCATTGCTTCTAATTATCAAGGCAGAGGACTAAACATGCAAGACCTAGTACAG GAAGGAAGCATTGGGCTGCTGCGTGGGGTGAAGAAGTTCAATCCTGAGAGGGGATATAAGCTCTCAACTTATGTGTACTGGTGGATTAGACAAGCTATCGCAAAATCAGTAGCAAGCAAGTCAAGGACTATTCGTTTACCG GGAAGTGCATGCGAATTGATCCCAAAAATTGTGGAGGCTAACAATAGTCTAGCAGTAAGATTGCGGAGATCGCCCTCTTTTGAAGAAATTGCCAAGTCTGTTGGCACAACTGTTAGAACTGTAAGACTTATTTATCGAAGCATTAAAGAACCAGTTTCCCTTGATCGAGCACTGACTAGCCAAGGTTGCATGAATTTACAG GACATTATGCCAGGTCCAGATGAACTCACACCGGAAACAATGCTGACAAAACAGGTTCGAAAACAAGAATTAGAGAAGATACTGAATCAGCTTTCTGATAGAGAATCAACCATAGTAAGACTACACGTTGGACTCAACGGGGAAACCCCTCGTTCATTTGAGGAGATAGCAAGAGTGTTAAAGCTTTCAAGAGAAAGAATTCGACAAATTAATGGGAATGCACTGTCAACACTAAAGCAGAATAGCATGGTGGATGATATGCAAGTGTATATAGAAAGATAG